The sequence AAAAGATCGATATTTTCGGATGTACCTTGTTTATGATCGGATTTGCTGACACTAACAAATGTTCTGCATATACAGAATAAATAATTTGAATTTctagagaaaaaaatcaaacaaaataatatattgtttgATGATCATGGTAAGATCTCAAAGGTTTTCTAGGTTCAATAACTAATCACCACGACGCCTATAAAATCCACGTTTTCTTACCACTTAAAGTGTTCCAGGTGACCGGATTCAAACCCAGGTGGCGGTACTCAGAGAACCCAGGTGGCGGTACTCAGAGAACCCAGGTGGCGGTACTCAGagaacaaaatattaaatttgttcttttaaaaatatgatagacATGTTTGATAATTTCACCTAGGTGTTGATACTATGATTGGTCTCTTTGTGTTTCACGTTCATATTATTTTGGTACGAAGTATTACTTTTaaattcagaattttaaaaGATGGATTTCAAAATCCTGAGAGATTATGAATATAAGATCCGAAAGTTCGAGTAATACAAAATGTTTGATAATCTATTTACGTATGAGATAAACTGAATTTTGCCATACACTAGTAAACAAAACTCAAATAGCAACGACAAATAATCGTGGCTATAGGGAAATTTTCGTAGCTATATGGGGGTTTTGCTACGAAAAGCCATGTTTATATTTTCGTAGCTATAAGATCGTCGCATCGTAGCAAAATCGTAGCAAATTGATATGACGTTGCAACGAAAAGAAACGTGGCAACTTGCTACGTTTTGCTTTGAAAAGAAACGTGGCAATTTGCTACGTTTTGCTACGTTATAAATCGTGCATCTTGCTACATTTTGAGACGACCATTTCGTGGCAAATTTGCTACGATGTTGCTACGTCCTTTTCGTGGCAACTTACCACGAATTTGCTACGATAATTTTTTCGCATATTACAACGAAAtggaaacaaaatttttatttcatttgtttCCTTTTGGTCCAATTTTCCTGggttttggttttgattctgaacattttaaaaaagaagCTAGAACAGAAAGGGAATTTATATTACATTAGCTTCCTAAGAGTTCAAAAGATCCACAAAACATTCAAAAGATAAACATTCAAACATTCAAAAGGTTCAAAACTTGAAACCATAATACATAAGCAGCCACATCTAAACCTACAATCCAAGTTCATTACACCACCTATCTAAAGCAGAATTGTTAGTGGTGATGCGATGTTGAGGTTGTGCATCACCTGGATCTTGAGGCTGATCGTGAGGTGGAGTTGGAGCTTGACCGTGACCTTCAGGTTGAGCTTGACCTTGAGGTGGAGCTGCAGAATGAGAGGGAGAGTGATGCTGAGACTGACTTGCTTGTGCAGCAGAAGTTCGAGCCTGAAGAAGTTGCAGAATCATGTTGAGAGTTGACTGAGTTCTAGCTGTGCCTTCATTGAAGTCAGTCTTTAAAGCATGAACATCAGACTTGATTTCCTGTGTGAGAGTCTCCAGGCTAGAACCCCGAATCTACATGTTTATATCTCAATTGAGTGCAGCAGGGACAGACTCAGAAGGGAAGGACGCTTGTTCTTGTACTGAAGATTGCCAAGACAATAAATGGTGCCAGTGTCTGTCCACGCTGAAAAATATAAACACAAGACATCATTACCACAGAGAACAATCAgtcataaatataaagtgacaATCAGTCATAAAAATACAGTGATCTTGTTATAAATTCAATATTAAGAGTGGAGAAACATTGGGCTAAAAACTGTAAGAAGGAACAAAGACAATGAGCAGGAGAGATTATTACCTTGATGTATTCTTCGTTTAGGAGAAGGTCTTTGAAGTTCTTGTGGCAGCCGTTCAACCGCTTGCTCAACCTCCAGAACCAGTGCCTCTGCTCGTTCGTCAAGGAAGGTTCCATCTTTACGGCAGTGAGTCTTCCTCACAAGGTCGGGATATGAAACTTGTCCCTCCAGACCTTCCTCAACAACCTACAACAAAAGGAAGAAGAGAAAGTTAGATAATTAGCAGTTAAAGGAGTGAATAAATGGAAGTAAAAAGAGATGGTAAGCTGACCATGTTATACACAATATTTGCAAAGGTGTGTGGTCCTGCACCATGGACGTGCATCTTCAGCCCTGGAGGAGCAGCACAACGAGATTCAGCTGCGATTGGCTCTTGGCTTTTGCTTCAGCTGTGGACCAATTCGCAAGGATTGTTTCCCAGTCAGTCGCACTGATGTAACTTGGCTGCTTGTTCTTTTGTCTTTTCTGGCTGATGCGTCCGCAGATAGTCACTTGAGTCTGAAGCTTCCATTTGAAGTAGATTTCTTCATGAAATTGGTCTTCCCAGTAGTATTGTTGCTACAAATGAAGAGAAGTAATTAGAAGCAAAATATTAAGGAGTAATTAATAATGGAAATGAGAATGGGAATGGAAGTTCACGATCACTTATAATGAATGAGTGCCACCAACTTGTTTTCTTCTCCACTGGAACCTTTAACCAGCTTTGCCACGGCCCCAGAAGTTTCTCTGCCATGTTGCTCTTATAAACTCATGGACTTCAAGATCAACTCCGATCCTGCAAAGACAATGCATAAAACATCAGATAAGAACATGTAACAACACCCATTTACTACAACAGTATACCTAACACTTAGATACTAAGTTCATTAACTACATGGTAAATGATATCACTTACCACAATGCTCCATTGATCTTATCAAGATGGAGGTGTGGCTGATTAATTCGGGTTGGAGCACGTAGCAGAGCCTCTTCTGTTCTCGTCGCATAggttggaggaggaggaggaggaggaggagccgcATATGAAGTTGAAGAGCCGACCACTCCAGAAGGTATTGTTGGTTGAGAAGAAGCAGGAGTCCTACCAGGATGCATTGAAGCGGCTCTCAATTGGGGTCTCACGTTTCTGACATCTGCAGAAAGAGAAACAGAAGAAGCGTTAAGATTGAAAAACTCAAAACCCTAACTTGAAACCGAAATGAAAACACAAAATCAAAACCCTACTCGAAACCAACAGCAACACCGAACTCCAAATTGAAACCCTAATCAAAACCCAAATCGAAACCCTAATCAAAACCCAAAATTGCAATACAATTTATGTATTAAATCGAATACTATGTATGTGAGGATTCCACTTGCATTTGGATTTCAGAGCTAAGTTTCTGTTCATTTCCTCGAGAAGAGACTTCAAAACTTTCCCCCTTAGCTAGTGACTTTGAGCTTTACCCAAACTCTTTAATCCATGAATAAAGTTTCACATTCTATTTAAGCAAGCGAGATGAGTGAGTTAGCTTAGATAGGCAAAACATTGAAGTATAAACGGCCTTCTGTTTATTTGTGCAACCATTAGATGGCCAATATCACAGTTCGAAAACTAACCTCAAAGGGCATATTATAGTTCAAATATCTACGAACCAATATTTATGAGCCATATCACTATAACGTAATTTTGTGGAAGCATCGTGGCTTAGTGGTCAaagtttaaaggcttctacatccATGTGTGGGGTTTGAATCCCAGACAACGCAATTTCAACAGGAAAAGGTCTAGGTTTCAATTTCCGGAGAAGGCGAATTAtgcagaaaattaaaaaaaaaatgcttacaagagatcttcagCATGGCGCAAGGAGTACCGTCAGGAATGGATCTCATAGGACTACTTAGAATGATGCAATCAGACGTGAATCCTCAGTtgtaatatcttatatataatgtttctcataatttgtaatatcataattaacCAGGTAAAAAACAAATTGAGCATTAATGCACCTATATTGAGGTATTCGAATTAGTGCATTTCAACTTAGCCCAACTAAGTCGGAATGGGTCTTTTACTATTTATCATCCCCTTTTCTTTATCAACCTATATCATCTCCTTAATCGGCCGAATTAGgaagttaaaattttaacataagTATAAAATTTGTATTATCTTTATGAGACAAAAAAGTTATTTAGTTTCATGATTCTAAAGTTAAcattttaagataaaataaatagcCAACAGATCCATATAAGAAACCtaatatatttatcatgattTACTGATATTTCTAAGTTGAACTAGATCTTAATCTgcgcaaccgcacgggtgtttgatttcatttttatatacgtaaaaaaaatttgcatcgttaatggtaaatatttttaacgttaaacatattttcaaatgtttatggctttttcaaacaaaataatgCTATAGTCAACATGCATGGTCTTCTTATTCCTTTACTTCTTTaactatttttgtaaataacttcGTGATTTAAAGTCATATATTTGTTTGCTCTTACTCCATAAAGCGTcgtagtatatattttaaattatttttcacaaAAATGTATATCACAACATAAAGTTGTActttttattcataaatttaGATCGAAAACTAAACTATGCTGTTATAACACAAACGTATATCACAAAATAAAGTTGCACCttctatttataaattaaattttaataaaagattttgatataaatttaaattatccTAATTAAAATAGTATAGGGTTGGTCATAATTATTTCCAATTCCAAAATTTTAGCACcccttaaaaataaataaaataaattttataaattagcaaaatatataaaaatatttgggattatAATTTCTATTAGAATAAATTTGCTAAATAAAATTGTTCCACACTGGTATTGTTTATTCTTAGAGCTTGACATGTTACCATCTGATATTTGTTTTAACTTAAATTCTTTTTTGTACTaaatggtataatatatattttataatttaaatgtaTTACATAATTGatcatataacatttttaaaacattacaatttTATTTAGTACTTTgaatagttatatttttttatcttaatcTTCTATTATATCACATTGTATCATATAAGCAAATACAATATTTATAATGAACTGgacttatatatatgaaaacattataCCAATAATTTAtcaatagtttattttatattttacttatatattatataaattgattatgatgtgtgattttttactttatattttatttctaatgaatattgaaaaatatttaatatgttaataCAAAATCTATTGGGAAATCTATCTTGGTTAAGattcaatttaaaaaatctattattCAAATTAGGAAAGACATTAGatgattaatatattatttaaattagaaaaatacaatcaaatttaaatataggtTCAATAAATATTCATTGGCATTCTAGTGTAAATAAATGGTAAAATTAAGGGACATTTATATTTTGTACTTCTTTTTTAAtgatatagatagatagatagattacAAATGAAAAAGATATGGCAATACAATTATTAACCTCCACAAAAttcgttgtcaaaaaaaaaagcctcCACAAAATTAACGTGGGCTATAAGATTGTGATCTTAGTTTAAATGATTTGTGTTTGTCCTATCTAAATTTTGACCCGGGAGGAACTAATTAATATACCAGTTTTTAATTGGAGTTCTTAATCCGGTTTAGCATTGGATATATTGGACGGTAAAATAAAGTTTCGGATTATTtatcaatctatactattatttgcgaagtaaattttgcaatagagctctcacgttaaaagttagaacggttaatatctatactacccttaatgaatttgtatataattaactatataatcaaaaatgaagttttatttataatattaattttcttttcaaaaagataaattttagatggtgttgttatcttaaaacatattttatataatcaaaaacaaatttttacttataatattaattttcttttcagaaagataatttttacattgtgttgttatcttaaaacatttaataattaAGCGGTTAAAGTCAttgttacccttaatgaattttatatataattaattatataactacaAACAAACtttgattaataatattaattttcttaaataagataattcttatatattgtgttgttatcttaaaatatttttcaattataaaatttagaaaataacaaataaaaaatttataattaaacattaatcaactaaatttgtacatatttactaaaatatttttaatatgtgaatgtttacttttaaaattttagcacaataataaacatacatattttaattaaatttacgtcatatatatatatataatttgatgtttgatttttttcttttgaaaacataaataataagttatcatgctaatttttgaattaataaaatagaaactaatatatatgtgtaaaacGATTAAGCCCGCAAGTGCGGGCAAAACATCTAGTATGTTTGTATTTACTGATTTTAAATATAGATTGGGTTGATTTCTGCAGTTATTTATCAATATGGTTGTATTTATTGGTTTGTATGGTTCGACAACACATAatagttgatttataaattagtggATGTGGAGCTACCAGATACGATTACATAGTCAGTTTGAGTCTGTAAAatcgatgacaaaaaaaaaattgaaccaaTTCTTATGATAACAGATTAATTGCAACGGAGTCAACCGCATTTGTCGGTCAAGTTTTAAGGtaatttacttttatttaaaataaaaatattaactcaATGGCAAAGATTGGTAAATATTGAGGAAAATTCAGAGTTAAGTACAAAGTGTACTTCCTTTAATAAATTAGATGTTATCGTAaggattttttttggttaagaaTGTTCTGGTACGGGATTGAAAATATTGACTTCTAAAacgatatattattatatttccaATCCAAAATTAAGGAAATTagatttttgattaaaaataaaatatttacaagGATTTGTTGTGCGCGCATATATAGAATAGAATCCATAAGAAATAATTACACGCAATCATGTGATAATTTGTGTCCTTGGCAGACCCTCGTTAATTAACTTCTAAACCATAAGcaataaatatgtaaatcaaTGTTCACGCTCTTTCAGCGGAAGCGCTTTCTTGGCCGAAGCCGCCATGGAGGGACTCGCTGCAGTGGTTACTCGCTCGCAGCGAGGACACATAGTGAGGCTCGAGGTGGAGGTCACCGTGGATGGGGCCACCTTCATGGCTCTAAGCTCTTCTACTTCTCTGTGGAGCCTGTGGTTTTGCTCGGTTAAAGAACCAAACCACCTTTTAAGATACTCGCATTCCATCTCAGTTTGCTTTAATTTGCTCCTAAACAAAACAAAGCCAAAATAGTACGGTACGAGTTAATTATTTGtttatgcacatagattaaacTGAAAACAAGGATTAAATATGCTTGTCCACgatgcaaatatatatatatatatatatatatatatatatatatatatatattaaaagtatatactaTAACATAGAAATAAAAAACGCATGAAGGGCCAAATGAGTTATGAGTCAAAGGGCATTGATGAGAAAATAAGTACACGAGGCAGCACAGAAGGAAGAAAACATTGATTGATATACTGTATTTATTAACAAATAATGATATAAATTGAAAGAACAAAGACGCTATAAAATAAGTATTTGTAACAAAATTGTGGTTATGATTATAGTTATATTTTGGGAAACCGTCATAATAGTTATACCACCAGTATTGAAACTCTTCTTATTTATTGCACCATAGATACCTTTCACATCTGTTCACAATTATTGAGATatctaaatttaataatttatttatattaaaataggtAACATTTTCCTTTTTAAGAATGACAATTTATATATTGATCAAGACTCTAATATGTTATACACCTGAACAAATGAGATTCATGCAGAAACTGAAGAACTATACGTTAccaataaaatatgtaataagATTAGTGTGAAACGTTGAGACCTTGACACAATGACACGTGAATATATAGGTAGGTATATGTTCTTATGTATACACGTATATATTGACGTACACGAGCCAAAATGTTTTCAAACATTACTTACTCCAAGTTACATCACACACTAAAAAAACGTGTTAATGGATCTGATATCATTACTGGCGGCTTCGAAATGCCGTCGTCACTTGTGAAAATAACCATGCAACAACATACTTATACGTGATGGGACATATATAACTACTTCCAcattaatatagttttttttatcaatgtgTGTTTGATTGAGTGgctgttaatttttttttgtaaatggttTGACTTGGAGAAGTTCAGGTAAATTGAAATTTTGTATATGTTGGTGTAGTAAGTTGTCATTCATATACTACTTTTCGAGAACTTAAGAAAGACCTCGAAGGAAagcattataaaataaatatttgatagagGAATGAGATATATGTATGAAAAAGACAACattaactttttattatttaaggGTACGACTTGTATGTTAACGGGGTAGGTCGAATCCGATTcagatttcattttttttttgtttgctttatTTAATATTCCGTCAACGTTTAACGCTTATGTAATACTCCTATCTCAGACTAATCATCGACCACTCGCTTATTGTATTAACATTATTATAGTCAGATATTTTTATTCACCAATGAtgtaaaaaggtaaaaaaataaatgaaaaagaaaccGTACCTTGCTCTACGGTTTTGGAACCAAACTTCAATTTGTCTTGGCCGTAGCATCAAATGCTTTGCAAGTGCTTCCTTTTGTTTCTACattttacacaaaaaaaaatagagaaacatAAGTATAAAACAATTATTGTTGAAGAAAATTATTGATATTATTGGTAGAGAATAATAATTACGGGATTAAGGGTATGATTCTGTCTGAAACTATCTTCAAGAAGACGAGACTGTTCTCTTGTTAGACGGAGTTTCTTTCGCGGAGGAGCAGAGCCACCGTGGCAGAGTTCTTCATCGTCTTCAGACCACGGCAATCGATTCATGTCTAGCTTTAGCTGCTCCCTTCCTCCGCCACTTCCTTCATCTGAAACTTATTTTGCGTGTAACATTAATAATAACGACAAACAAACGATATCTCAGGATCAAAGAAGTAAGACGATGATGACataattattatctttttaattataaaaacatgGCGATGTAAAACTAGTTACGCATACACGAGATCTTGTTTTTattatgaattaataaaaatagaTCATCAACCAGAAGAATCTGAACACAAGAGCTCATATAGTAGTTACTTATGATCATATTATTTACATAGTATGTTAGATTATGTATAAGTTGTATTTATGGCTTACCGGAAGGAGGAGAGGAAGAAAAGCCTGGAACGGAGATAGTAAGATCCAAGTTTGAAGAGTTTTCTGGTAAAATAGCCATTAATAAATTGATCTAGGGTTCTTCAAggggaagaaagaagaaaaggtAAAGTTAGAGAGGGAGACTAATAATAAAGAGACAAACTTGAAGCTGGCGATGCCTTTATATTTATATTCACATTCACATACacaaacataattatatatgtatgtagATGTGTATATGTGCACGCACGCATGCGTAATCCATATCATAGAGTACTA comes from Brassica rapa cultivar Chiifu-401-42 chromosome A02, CAAS_Brap_v3.01, whole genome shotgun sequence and encodes:
- the LOC103854076 gene encoding homeobox-leucine zipper protein ATHB-17-like isoform X2, which encodes MAILPENSSNLDLTISVPGFSSSPPSDEGSGGGREQLKLDMNRLPWSEDDEELCHGGSAPPRKKLRLTREQSRLLEDSFRQNHTLNPKQKEALAKHLMLRPRQIEVWFQNRRARSKLKQTEMECEYLKRWFGSLTEQNHRLHREVEELRAMKVAPSTVTSTSSLTMCPRCERVTTAASPSMAASAKKALPLKEREH
- the LOC103854076 gene encoding homeobox-leucine zipper protein ATHB-17-like isoform X1, with the translated sequence MAILPENSSNLDLTISVPGFSSSPPSVSDEGSGGGREQLKLDMNRLPWSEDDEELCHGGSAPPRKKLRLTREQSRLLEDSFRQNHTLNPKQKEALAKHLMLRPRQIEVWFQNRRARSKLKQTEMECEYLKRWFGSLTEQNHRLHREVEELRAMKVAPSTVTSTSSLTMCPRCERVTTAASPSMAASAKKALPLKEREH